In the genome of Sulfuricella sp., one region contains:
- a CDS encoding glutathione S-transferase N-terminal domain-containing protein, whose translation MMTLYSGTTCPFSQRCRIVLFEKGMDFQIIDVDLQNMPEDLAVMNPYNQVPVLVERDLILHESNIINEYIDERFPHPQLMPADPVMRARARLFLYRFEQELFAHLGAVVNGTPKVAEKARATIRDNLTQLAPIFAKQKYMLGEEFSMLDVAIAPLLWRLEFYGIELPKQAAPILKYAERIFSRPAYIEAMTPSEKAMRK comes from the coding sequence ATGATGACCCTCTACTCAGGAACCACCTGCCCCTTCAGTCAGCGCTGCCGCATTGTGCTGTTCGAGAAGGGCATGGATTTCCAGATAATTGACGTTGACCTGCAAAACATGCCAGAAGATCTGGCAGTCATGAACCCCTACAATCAGGTGCCGGTTCTGGTTGAGCGCGATCTGATCCTGCATGAATCGAATATCATTAACGAATATATTGATGAACGCTTTCCGCACCCGCAACTGATGCCCGCCGACCCGGTGATGCGCGCCCGTGCCCGTCTGTTTCTGTACCGCTTTGAGCAGGAACTGTTTGCTCACTTGGGTGCTGTCGTGAACGGCACGCCAAAAGTTGCAGAAAAGGCGCGTGCCACGATTCGTGACAACCTGACCCAGCTGGCGCCGATTTTTGCCAAACAGAAATATATGCTGGGCGAAGAATTCTCCATGCTGGACGTGGCGATTGCTCCGTTGCTGTGGCGCCTCGAGTTTTATGGCATCGAGTTGCCAAAACAAGCGGCTCCAATACTGAAGTACGCTGAAAGGATTTTCTCGCGCCCAGCGTACATTGAAGCAATGACTCCATCTGAAAAGGCCATGCGCAAGTAA
- a CDS encoding cytochrome c1: MNTIKKLLLLVLAAPAVAMASSGVHLDKAPYDLNDKASLQRGAKTFVNYCLNCHSASYMRYNRLKDIGLTDDQIKENLLFAAEKVGEPMDVAMSKKDAKVFFGATPPDLTVIARSRGADWLYTYLRGFYRDDTRPTGWNNTVFDKVGMPHVLYGMQGEQVMHVEKQGEHETSHLVMAKAGTMTTPEYDAATADLVNYLVYMGEPAQQTRMRLGVIVLLFLGIFFVVAYYLKKEFWKDIH; encoded by the coding sequence ATGAATACGATCAAGAAACTATTGCTGCTGGTGCTGGCAGCACCCGCGGTGGCCATGGCAAGCAGTGGCGTTCACCTCGACAAGGCGCCTTATGATTTGAACGATAAGGCATCGTTGCAGCGTGGGGCGAAGACTTTCGTCAACTACTGCCTCAACTGCCACAGTGCTTCCTACATGCGCTATAACCGCCTGAAGGATATCGGTCTGACCGATGACCAGATCAAGGAAAACCTGCTCTTTGCAGCTGAGAAAGTAGGGGAGCCCATGGATGTGGCGATGAGCAAGAAAGACGCAAAAGTGTTTTTTGGCGCCACACCGCCGGATTTGACTGTGATTGCCCGCTCGCGCGGCGCCGACTGGCTCTATACCTATCTGCGCGGTTTCTACCGTGACGATACCCGCCCAACCGGCTGGAATAACACGGTATTCGACAAGGTCGGCATGCCTCACGTGCTGTATGGCATGCAGGGCGAGCAGGTAATGCATGTGGAAAAACAGGGTGAGCATGAAACCAGTCATCTGGTGATGGCCAAGGCCGGCACCATGACTACGCCGGAATATGATGCGGCCACGGCTGACCTGGTCAACTACCTGGTATATATGGGTGAGCCCGCACAGCAGACGCGCATGCGTCTGGGTGTAATCGTGCTTCTGTTCCTCGGTATATTCTTTGTTGTCGCCTACTACCTGAAAAAGGAATTCTGGAAAGATATTCACTAA
- a CDS encoding ClpXP protease specificity-enhancing factor, giving the protein MAEQDISTKPYLIRAIYEWCSDSGLTPYLAVVVDENCRVPMEFVKEGEIVLNISASATPNLLIDNEWVGFSGRFGGVAREISVPISAVIGIYSKENGQGLFFGRDEAPPDSPQAEPGTEPQPEAPTPKRGKPSLKVVK; this is encoded by the coding sequence ATGGCTGAACAGGACATCTCGACCAAGCCCTACCTCATCCGCGCCATTTACGAATGGTGTTCGGATAGTGGCTTGACGCCCTATCTGGCTGTTGTCGTGGACGAAAACTGTCGCGTACCGATGGAATTCGTCAAGGAAGGCGAGATCGTGCTCAACATCAGCGCCAGTGCCACACCCAATCTCCTCATCGACAACGAATGGGTGGGTTTCTCCGGGCGTTTCGGAGGCGTGGCACGGGAAATTTCCGTCCCAATCAGTGCCGTTATCGGCATATATTCCAAGGAAAACGGCCAGGGACTCTTTTTTGGCCGCGATGAGGCGCCACCGGATAGCCCCCAAGCCGAGCCCGGGACAGAGCCTCAACCAGAAGCCCCGACCCCAAAGCGTGGCAAGCCTTCATTGAAGGTGGTGAAATAA